Proteins co-encoded in one Astatotilapia calliptera chromosome 18, fAstCal1.2, whole genome shotgun sequence genomic window:
- the sall2 gene encoding sal-like protein 2 isoform X3 — protein sequence MSRRKQKRPQQLMSLTLGACRKLEHGKWRSCVCFPGNKVVSSADDTSALKSHFFSFITDSTLCSLSSPQSSQLPHTLCSSLKGSQIASQLTEGQSLPCSPIKPHQQPLKDLQPSLSSDFPYSPLTSHIQFSPGFKLFASNSAAFVSAVTYPPRSSQMASPKLGLSATTTTSSSSSSSSASLCPPPHPGSPSRVPEGPPSPVTPTPSPGVSSASGAPSRTQLSIALILEELRVLQQRQIHQMQITEEICRQVLRLGGASYSIDTPAQHLLPSVPQLCLEGSKRASSPITQPTASQPSTSMAPLLACFSSLLPSQAVNKPTQQCTSLSQILQPNKVQMEETGGAAGAHGLTRVSSRSSAPLNSSSVATTVASSTYPLALSLALPSRYLHEKSPNTTSVSGHSGLSFLNTPLPTSVPIVPNSQHALQSASNGGESSSASSSNNTVGRLQHACRFCGKMFSSDSALQIHLRSHTGERPYQCPVCLSRFTTRGNLKVHFLRHREQNPELSLSLLPPSLFGIALGTTAGSDMGQNMSSGSSTSAMNTIQKKRKNRAEDETSGDSLEISGSSTGLPLGASGGSTPSSLPLPPSVDLALISHSLLQFNRAAVVAAAASITTGSSNSSSSSSSSTSSLATSLLSNPSLSSSSAITGLFKGAKQHHFDENTPPHAPVLSPAAYSQLAHLPKLLFPTVSTPSSTPAAHSSLYNHPALGLLRTPLPSAPGSHQHASSSHSQLSFPFSSFPKVTGPPTTTNASSLPSSIAPTPTSETSKLQRLVEKLEKAPRPSSSPWSSSNTSNSVMEMLSGSTTTSLATSANSSFTNASNSTTYVMASPLSSSLVTTSVSNFTREMVAALGMGANGASAMAGGMLPSLITDPAGNLTSNQCGVCLRVLSCPRALRLHQATHLGERPFPCKICGRSFSTKGSLRSHIATHHARPPNARVQNSCPLCQRKFTNALVLQHHIRMHLGGQLPPDGTEDSAHEMPAESKAISLVQSQSQCTDPNATSSNTPPLAGHSKSMVPTQQVNTATVASVPASDSMKSAEFTQNPGKSAPSSPDHIPPSDLSPDPFMNPTTQTSPPGSADPPVLTVSVPLPASQQTDQASPTGEDNQVPQATVGFNLPKSTPSPFTSSVTKTTESPTATEMDCGEDEVSTSSDAFLGSKSNVEDLQSTPALDDPFSYTCPSTTSNPNLCDGNTTTTLESDPVSPRPQSPEPINKDKELSSPPTTPKQDQATVPEGEPKLTSALEDTDNTGAEVRGEPQKTATFVRETRQSFHFSSYGREERADGISGFGSSSILDASGPINLAPTLPSPMSRPEKKTYCCAECGKEYASRSGLKGHMKHHGVVSKTSRPSARSRRSSTDQLPSSTSMTSSNIPATRSSAGFWNQYQAFLNTSAEPTDDPTTAGRGENESSKSPVLSQMDPRAHEEAGEESSEGS from the exons ATGTCCCGTCGGAAACAGAAACGACCCCAGCAGCTTATGAGCCTGACCCTGGGTGCCTGTCGGAAACTTGAGCATG ggaAGTGGAGGtcttgtgtgtgtttccctggaAACAAGGTGGTCTCCTCTGCGG ATGACACCTCGGCACTGAAGTCACACTTCTTTTCATTTATCACGGATTCTACTTTGTGCTCTTTGTCTTCTCCTCAAAGCTCCCAGCTGCCCCATACACTCTGTTCATCTCTCAAGGGCTCTCAGATCGCCTCTCAACTTACTGAGGGTCAATCCCTACCTTGTTCACCGATAAAGccccaccagcagcctctcaaagACCTACAGCCCTCCCTTTCATCAGACTTCCCTTACTCCCCTCTCACATCCCACATACAATTCTCACCTGGCTTCAAGTTGTTTGCCAGCAATTCCGCAGCTTTCGTAAGTGCTGTTACCTACCCTCCCAGAAGCTCACAAATGGCCTCTCCCAAGCTGGGACTATCAGCCACCACCAcaacctcttcttcctcctcctcatcctctgctTCTCTATGTCCTCCACCACACCCTGGAAGCCCCAGTCGTGTGCCCGAAGGCCCTCCGAGTCCTGTTACACCTACCCCAAGCCCTGGAGTGTCATCTGCTTCGGGTGCACCTTCTAGGACCCAGCTGAGCATAGCTTTGATCCTGGAGGAGCTTCGGGTGTTGCAGCAAAGACAAATTCACCAGATGCAGATAACAGAGGAGATCTGTAGACAGGTCCTGCGCCTTGGTGGAGCCTCCTATAGCATAGACACACCTGCCCAACATCTTCTCCCTTCTGTACCTCAGCTCTGCCTGGAAGGCAGTAAAAGGGCATCTAGTCCAATAACCCAGCCAACTGCATCTCAGCCTTCCACCTCTATGGCTCCTCTTCTAGCATGTTTCTCCTCCCTGCTTCCCTCCCAAGCAGTCAACAAGCCCACACAGCAATGCACCTCCTTGTCTCAAATCCTGCAGCCTAACAAGGTGCAGATGGAGGAAACAGGTGGGGCAGCTGGTGCTCATGGTCTCACAAGGGTGAGCTCTCGCTCATCAGCTCCCTTGAATTCTTCCTCTGTTGCCACCACAGTGGCTTCCTCCACCTATCCGCTAGCACTGTCATTAGCTCTACCCAGTCGGTATCTTCATGAGAAGTCTCCAAATACTACTTCAGTGAGCGGGCACAGTGGTCTCTCCTTCCTTAACACACCCCTCCCCACATCAGTACCTATAGTCCCAAACTCACAACATGCTCTGCAATCTGCTTCTAACGGAGGAGAATCTTCTTCTGCATCCAGTTCCAACAACACTGTCGGCCGTCTCCAGCATGCCTGTCGcttttgtggaaaaatgttcAGCAGTGATTCAGCCCTGCAGATACATCTCCGCTCACACACGGGGGAACGACCCTACCAGTGCCCAGTTTGCCTCAGCCGCTTCACTACACGAGGTAACCTCAAAGTTCATTTCCTACGGCACAGAGAACAAAACCCCGAGCTTTCGCTGTCACTTCTGCCACCGTCTTTGTTTGGGATTGCATTAGGGACTACTGCGGGATCGGATATGGGACAAAACATGAGCAGCGGTAGCAGTACTAGTGCCATGAATACGATACAGAAGAAGCGAAAAAATAGGGCTGAGGATGAAACATctggagacagtttggaaatCAGTGGTTCTAGTACTGGGCTACCACTAGGGGCTTCTGGAGGGTCGACCCCATCTTCCCTACCCCTGCCCCCGAGTGTTGATCTAGCGTTGATTTCCCACTCTCTCCTGCAATTTAACAGAGCTGCAGTGGTAGCTGCTGCAGCATCTATCACAACTGGCTCATCCAACTCATCCTCCTCATCGTCTTCCTCCACCTCATCTCTCGCAACCTCCCTTCTCTCAAACCCTTCCTTGTCCTCATCTTCTGCCATCACAGGATTATTCAAGGGTGCCAAGCAGCATCACTTTGATGAAAACACTCCTCCCCATGCCCCAGTGCTTTCCCCTGCTGCCTATTCCCAGCTAGCCCACCTACCTAAGCTTCTTTTCCCAACTGTCTCCACACCTTCTTCTACCCCAGCTGCACACTCATCCCTCTACAACCATCCAGCTTTGGGCTTGCTCCGCACCCCTCTACCTTCTGCTCCAGGCTCCCACCAACATGCTTCTTCAAGCCATTCCCAGCTTTCCTTTCCCTTCTCTTCTTTTCCTAAAGTCACAGGTCCACCCACAACTACCAATGCATCTTCCCTGCCTTCCTCCATAGCCCCCACTCCTACATCGGAAACCTCTAAGCTGCAAAGGCTGGTCGAGAAGCTAGAGAAGGCCCCTCGACCTTCCTCTTCTCCATGGAGTTCTTCCAATACTTCCAATTCTGTGATGGAAATGTTATCTGGCAGTACCACTACCTCTTTAGCAACTTCAGCAAACAGTAGTTTCACAAATGCCAGCAATTCTACCACATATGTCATGgcatctccactgtcttctagCCTTGTTACTACTTCGGTTTCAAACTTCACTCGCGAAATGGTAGCTGCCCTAGGCATGGGTGCCAATGGAGCAAGTGCCATGGCAGGAGGCATGTTACCATCACTGATTACAGATCCAGCTGGTAACCTTACATCCAATCAGTGTGGGGTGTGTCTACGAGTGCTGAGCTGCCCCAGAGCATTGCGGCTGCACCAGGCCACACACCTCGGAGAACGGCCTTTTCCATGTAAGATATGTGGACGATCCTTCTCTACCAAAGGCAGTCTGCGATCCCATATTGCCACCCATCATGCCCGGCCCCCCAATGCACGTGTACAGAACTCTTGCCCACTGTGCCAACGTAAGTTCACTAATGCTCTCGTGCTTCAGCACCACATCCGTATGCACCTTGGTGGACAATTGCCTCCAGATGGCACAGAGGATTCTGCACATGAGATGCCAGCTGAATCTAAAGCCATATCCTTGGTACAATCTCAGTCCCAGTGCACTGACCCAAATGCTACTTCAAGTAATACACCTCCCCTCGCAGGCCATTCAAAGAGTATGGTTCCAACTCAACAAGTTAATACTGCAACAGTTGCCTCTGTCCCTGCCTCTGACAGTATGAAATCAGCTGAGTTCACTCAAAATCCAGGCAAGTCTGCACCCTCCAGCCCAGACCACATTCCCCCCTCTGACCTAAGCCCTGACCCCTTTATGAATCCCACCACACAGACTTCACCACCAGGCAGTGCAGACCCCCCTGTGCTTACTGTCAGTGTCCCTTTGCCTGCATCCCAGCAGACAGATCAAGCTTCACCAACTGGCGAAGACAACCAAGTTCCACAAGCCACTGTTGGTTTCAATCTTCCAAAATCTACCCCTTCACCATTTACTTCCAGTGTTaccaaaaccacagaatcaCCTACTGCTACTGAGATGGACTGTGGAGAGGATGAAGTATCTACCTCTTCCGATGCCTTCCTTGGCTCTAAATCAAACGTAGAGGACTTGCAAAGCACACCTGCTCTCGATGATCCCTTTTCCTACACCTGTCCCAGCACCACCTCTAACCCCAATCTTTGTGACGGTAATACAACAACAACCTTGGAATCAGACCCAGTCTCTCCAAGGCCCCAATCACCAGAGCccataaataaagataaagagCTCTCATCTCCACCCACAACACCAAAGCAAGACCAAGCAACTGTGCCAGAAGGAGAACCTAAGCTGACGTCAGCTTTGGAGGATACAGACAACACTGGAGCTGAAGTAAGAGGCGAACCCCAGAAAACAGCCACTTTTGTAAGAGAGACACGTCAAAGCTTTCATTTTAGTTCATATGGGAGGGAAGAACGGGCAGATGGCATAAGTGGATTCGGCTCAAGTTCAATACTGGATGCTTCTGGCCCCATCAACCTTGCTCCAACCCTCCCGTCTCCGATGTCTCGTCCTGAGAAGAAGACCTACTGCTGTGCTGAGTGTGGAAAAGAGTACGCCAGTCGCAGTGGGCTGAAG GGGCACATGAAGCATCACGGCGTGGTATCCAAAACATCACGTCCGTCAGCCCGGAGTCGCCGTTCCTCCACTGACCAACTTCCTTCTTCTACATCTATGACTTCCTCAAACATTCCAGCCACTAGGAGCTCAGCAGGCTTCTGGAACCAGTATCAAGCATTCCTCAACACCAGCGCTGAGCCAACTGATGACCCAACCACTGCAGGCCGAGGAGAAAACGAATCATCAAAATCTCCTGTTTTGTCACAGATGGATCCAAGAGCCCACGAGGAAGCTGGGGAAGAGTCCAGCGAAGGGTCATAA
- the sall2 gene encoding sal-like protein 2 isoform X1, translated as MSRRKQKRPQQLMSLTLGACRKLEHDDTSALKSHFFSFITDSTLCSLSSPQSSQLPHTLCSSLKGSQIASQLTEGQSLPCSPIKPHQQPLKDLQPSLSSDFPYSPLTSHIQFSPGFKLFASNSAAFVSAVTYPPRSSQMASPKLGLSATTTTSSSSSSSSASLCPPPHPGSPSRVPEGPPSPVTPTPSPGVSSASGAPSRTQLSIALILEELRVLQQRQIHQMQITEEICRQVLRLGGASYSIDTPAQHLLPSVPQLCLEGSKRASSPITQPTASQPSTSMAPLLACFSSLLPSQAVNKPTQQCTSLSQILQPNKVQMEETGGAAGAHGLTRVSSRSSAPLNSSSVATTVASSTYPLALSLALPSRYLHEKSPNTTSVSGHSGLSFLNTPLPTSVPIVPNSQHALQSASNGGESSSASSSNNTVGRLQHACRFCGKMFSSDSALQIHLRSHTGERPYQCPVCLSRFTTRGNLKVHFLRHREQNPELSLSLLPPSLFGIALGTTAGSDMGQNMSSGSSTSAMNTIQKKRKNRAEDETSGDSLEISGSSTGLPLGASGGSTPSSLPLPPSVDLALISHSLLQFNRAAVVAAAASITTGSSNSSSSSSSSTSSLATSLLSNPSLSSSSAITGLFKGAKQHHFDENTPPHAPVLSPAAYSQLAHLPKLLFPTVSTPSSTPAAHSSLYNHPALGLLRTPLPSAPGSHQHASSSHSQLSFPFSSFPKVTGPPTTTNASSLPSSIAPTPTSETSKLQRLVEKLEKAPRPSSSPWSSSNTSNSVMEMLSGSTTTSLATSANSSFTNASNSTTYVMASPLSSSLVTTSVSNFTREMVAALGMGANGASAMAGGMLPSLITDPAGNLTSNQCGVCLRVLSCPRALRLHQATHLGERPFPCKICGRSFSTKGSLRSHIATHHARPPNARVQNSCPLCQRKFTNALVLQHHIRMHLGGQLPPDGTEDSAHEMPAESKAISLVQSQSQCTDPNATSSNTPPLAGHSKSMVPTQQVNTATVASVPASDSMKSAEFTQNPGKSAPSSPDHIPPSDLSPDPFMNPTTQTSPPGSADPPVLTVSVPLPASQQTDQASPTGEDNQVPQATVGFNLPKSTPSPFTSSVTKTTESPTATEMDCGEDEVSTSSDAFLGSKSNVEDLQSTPALDDPFSYTCPSTTSNPNLCDGNTTTTLESDPVSPRPQSPEPINKDKELSSPPTTPKQDQATVPEGEPKLTSALEDTDNTGAEVRGEPQKTATFVRETRQSFHFSSYGREERADGISGFGSSSILDASGPINLAPTLPSPMSRPEKKTYCCAECGKEYASRSGLKGHMKHHGVVSKTSRPSARSRRSSTDQLPSSTSMTSSNIPATRSSAGFWNQYQAFLNTSAEPTDDPTTAGRGENESSKSPVLSQMDPRAHEEAGEESSEGS; from the exons ATGTCCCGTCGGAAACAGAAACGACCCCAGCAGCTTATGAGCCTGACCCTGGGTGCCTGTCGGAAACTTGAGCATG ATGACACCTCGGCACTGAAGTCACACTTCTTTTCATTTATCACGGATTCTACTTTGTGCTCTTTGTCTTCTCCTCAAAGCTCCCAGCTGCCCCATACACTCTGTTCATCTCTCAAGGGCTCTCAGATCGCCTCTCAACTTACTGAGGGTCAATCCCTACCTTGTTCACCGATAAAGccccaccagcagcctctcaaagACCTACAGCCCTCCCTTTCATCAGACTTCCCTTACTCCCCTCTCACATCCCACATACAATTCTCACCTGGCTTCAAGTTGTTTGCCAGCAATTCCGCAGCTTTCGTAAGTGCTGTTACCTACCCTCCCAGAAGCTCACAAATGGCCTCTCCCAAGCTGGGACTATCAGCCACCACCAcaacctcttcttcctcctcctcatcctctgctTCTCTATGTCCTCCACCACACCCTGGAAGCCCCAGTCGTGTGCCCGAAGGCCCTCCGAGTCCTGTTACACCTACCCCAAGCCCTGGAGTGTCATCTGCTTCGGGTGCACCTTCTAGGACCCAGCTGAGCATAGCTTTGATCCTGGAGGAGCTTCGGGTGTTGCAGCAAAGACAAATTCACCAGATGCAGATAACAGAGGAGATCTGTAGACAGGTCCTGCGCCTTGGTGGAGCCTCCTATAGCATAGACACACCTGCCCAACATCTTCTCCCTTCTGTACCTCAGCTCTGCCTGGAAGGCAGTAAAAGGGCATCTAGTCCAATAACCCAGCCAACTGCATCTCAGCCTTCCACCTCTATGGCTCCTCTTCTAGCATGTTTCTCCTCCCTGCTTCCCTCCCAAGCAGTCAACAAGCCCACACAGCAATGCACCTCCTTGTCTCAAATCCTGCAGCCTAACAAGGTGCAGATGGAGGAAACAGGTGGGGCAGCTGGTGCTCATGGTCTCACAAGGGTGAGCTCTCGCTCATCAGCTCCCTTGAATTCTTCCTCTGTTGCCACCACAGTGGCTTCCTCCACCTATCCGCTAGCACTGTCATTAGCTCTACCCAGTCGGTATCTTCATGAGAAGTCTCCAAATACTACTTCAGTGAGCGGGCACAGTGGTCTCTCCTTCCTTAACACACCCCTCCCCACATCAGTACCTATAGTCCCAAACTCACAACATGCTCTGCAATCTGCTTCTAACGGAGGAGAATCTTCTTCTGCATCCAGTTCCAACAACACTGTCGGCCGTCTCCAGCATGCCTGTCGcttttgtggaaaaatgttcAGCAGTGATTCAGCCCTGCAGATACATCTCCGCTCACACACGGGGGAACGACCCTACCAGTGCCCAGTTTGCCTCAGCCGCTTCACTACACGAGGTAACCTCAAAGTTCATTTCCTACGGCACAGAGAACAAAACCCCGAGCTTTCGCTGTCACTTCTGCCACCGTCTTTGTTTGGGATTGCATTAGGGACTACTGCGGGATCGGATATGGGACAAAACATGAGCAGCGGTAGCAGTACTAGTGCCATGAATACGATACAGAAGAAGCGAAAAAATAGGGCTGAGGATGAAACATctggagacagtttggaaatCAGTGGTTCTAGTACTGGGCTACCACTAGGGGCTTCTGGAGGGTCGACCCCATCTTCCCTACCCCTGCCCCCGAGTGTTGATCTAGCGTTGATTTCCCACTCTCTCCTGCAATTTAACAGAGCTGCAGTGGTAGCTGCTGCAGCATCTATCACAACTGGCTCATCCAACTCATCCTCCTCATCGTCTTCCTCCACCTCATCTCTCGCAACCTCCCTTCTCTCAAACCCTTCCTTGTCCTCATCTTCTGCCATCACAGGATTATTCAAGGGTGCCAAGCAGCATCACTTTGATGAAAACACTCCTCCCCATGCCCCAGTGCTTTCCCCTGCTGCCTATTCCCAGCTAGCCCACCTACCTAAGCTTCTTTTCCCAACTGTCTCCACACCTTCTTCTACCCCAGCTGCACACTCATCCCTCTACAACCATCCAGCTTTGGGCTTGCTCCGCACCCCTCTACCTTCTGCTCCAGGCTCCCACCAACATGCTTCTTCAAGCCATTCCCAGCTTTCCTTTCCCTTCTCTTCTTTTCCTAAAGTCACAGGTCCACCCACAACTACCAATGCATCTTCCCTGCCTTCCTCCATAGCCCCCACTCCTACATCGGAAACCTCTAAGCTGCAAAGGCTGGTCGAGAAGCTAGAGAAGGCCCCTCGACCTTCCTCTTCTCCATGGAGTTCTTCCAATACTTCCAATTCTGTGATGGAAATGTTATCTGGCAGTACCACTACCTCTTTAGCAACTTCAGCAAACAGTAGTTTCACAAATGCCAGCAATTCTACCACATATGTCATGgcatctccactgtcttctagCCTTGTTACTACTTCGGTTTCAAACTTCACTCGCGAAATGGTAGCTGCCCTAGGCATGGGTGCCAATGGAGCAAGTGCCATGGCAGGAGGCATGTTACCATCACTGATTACAGATCCAGCTGGTAACCTTACATCCAATCAGTGTGGGGTGTGTCTACGAGTGCTGAGCTGCCCCAGAGCATTGCGGCTGCACCAGGCCACACACCTCGGAGAACGGCCTTTTCCATGTAAGATATGTGGACGATCCTTCTCTACCAAAGGCAGTCTGCGATCCCATATTGCCACCCATCATGCCCGGCCCCCCAATGCACGTGTACAGAACTCTTGCCCACTGTGCCAACGTAAGTTCACTAATGCTCTCGTGCTTCAGCACCACATCCGTATGCACCTTGGTGGACAATTGCCTCCAGATGGCACAGAGGATTCTGCACATGAGATGCCAGCTGAATCTAAAGCCATATCCTTGGTACAATCTCAGTCCCAGTGCACTGACCCAAATGCTACTTCAAGTAATACACCTCCCCTCGCAGGCCATTCAAAGAGTATGGTTCCAACTCAACAAGTTAATACTGCAACAGTTGCCTCTGTCCCTGCCTCTGACAGTATGAAATCAGCTGAGTTCACTCAAAATCCAGGCAAGTCTGCACCCTCCAGCCCAGACCACATTCCCCCCTCTGACCTAAGCCCTGACCCCTTTATGAATCCCACCACACAGACTTCACCACCAGGCAGTGCAGACCCCCCTGTGCTTACTGTCAGTGTCCCTTTGCCTGCATCCCAGCAGACAGATCAAGCTTCACCAACTGGCGAAGACAACCAAGTTCCACAAGCCACTGTTGGTTTCAATCTTCCAAAATCTACCCCTTCACCATTTACTTCCAGTGTTaccaaaaccacagaatcaCCTACTGCTACTGAGATGGACTGTGGAGAGGATGAAGTATCTACCTCTTCCGATGCCTTCCTTGGCTCTAAATCAAACGTAGAGGACTTGCAAAGCACACCTGCTCTCGATGATCCCTTTTCCTACACCTGTCCCAGCACCACCTCTAACCCCAATCTTTGTGACGGTAATACAACAACAACCTTGGAATCAGACCCAGTCTCTCCAAGGCCCCAATCACCAGAGCccataaataaagataaagagCTCTCATCTCCACCCACAACACCAAAGCAAGACCAAGCAACTGTGCCAGAAGGAGAACCTAAGCTGACGTCAGCTTTGGAGGATACAGACAACACTGGAGCTGAAGTAAGAGGCGAACCCCAGAAAACAGCCACTTTTGTAAGAGAGACACGTCAAAGCTTTCATTTTAGTTCATATGGGAGGGAAGAACGGGCAGATGGCATAAGTGGATTCGGCTCAAGTTCAATACTGGATGCTTCTGGCCCCATCAACCTTGCTCCAACCCTCCCGTCTCCGATGTCTCGTCCTGAGAAGAAGACCTACTGCTGTGCTGAGTGTGGAAAAGAGTACGCCAGTCGCAGTGGGCTGAAG GGGCACATGAAGCATCACGGCGTGGTATCCAAAACATCACGTCCGTCAGCCCGGAGTCGCCGTTCCTCCACTGACCAACTTCCTTCTTCTACATCTATGACTTCCTCAAACATTCCAGCCACTAGGAGCTCAGCAGGCTTCTGGAACCAGTATCAAGCATTCCTCAACACCAGCGCTGAGCCAACTGATGACCCAACCACTGCAGGCCGAGGAGAAAACGAATCATCAAAATCTCCTGTTTTGTCACAGATGGATCCAAGAGCCCACGAGGAAGCTGGGGAAGAGTCCAGCGAAGGGTCATAA